The proteins below come from a single Pedobacter aquae genomic window:
- a CDS encoding endonuclease/exonuclease/phosphatase family protein, whose amino-acid sequence MKIITWNCNGAFRKKFDTLLDYDADLLIIQECENPLESLNYDYQNWAKNHLWIGDTKNKGLGVFAKPEITLKKLDWTNSFKNHTVKHFLPCKIDDEFDLLAVWTHKNNSPNFGYIGQIWKYLQVNKHRINKTIIAGDFNSNTKWDEWDRWWNHSDVVEELKHLGIESIYHKLTEEEQGKESNPTLYFQRKLSRPYHIDYIFAFKEIIERTTTFKIGEVSKWIKLSDHMPIFHEFI is encoded by the coding sequence TTGAAAATAATAACATGGAACTGTAATGGAGCTTTCAGAAAAAAATTTGATACTCTCTTAGATTATGATGCGGATCTTCTTATCATTCAAGAATGTGAAAATCCACTTGAATCATTAAACTATGATTATCAAAATTGGGCTAAAAATCATCTTTGGATTGGTGATACTAAAAATAAGGGATTAGGAGTATTTGCTAAACCAGAAATAACTCTTAAAAAATTAGATTGGACAAATAGTTTCAAAAATCATACTGTAAAGCATTTTTTACCCTGTAAAATAGATGATGAATTTGATCTTCTTGCTGTTTGGACTCATAAAAACAATTCTCCAAATTTTGGATATATAGGTCAAATATGGAAATATTTACAAGTTAACAAACATAGAATAAATAAAACTATTATAGCTGGAGATTTTAATAGCAATACTAAATGGGATGAATGGGACCGCTGGTGGAATCATTCTGACGTAGTAGAAGAACTAAAACATCTTGGTATTGAAAGTATTTATCACAAGTTAACGGAAGAAGAACAAGGTAAAGAATCTAACCCGACTCTTTATTTTCAACGTAAATTATCAAGACCTTACCACATTGACTATATTTTCGCTTTTAAAGAAATTATTGAAAGAACGACTACATTTAAAATTGGAGAAGTATCTAAATGGATTAAATTAAGCGATCATATGCCTATTTTCCATGAGTTTATTTAG
- a CDS encoding DUF2721 domain-containing protein, producing the protein MEFTLTTPALLFSAISLLLLAYTNRFLALASLVRSMKSVYLENRSENLLAQLLNIKKRIFLIRNMQGFGILSFFFCVLCMFLIYYNLTVLAQYVFGLSLFLLMISLFLSFREIQISANALKLELMDLENINNQEK; encoded by the coding sequence ATGGAATTTACTTTAACCACACCTGCATTATTGTTCTCGGCTATCTCACTGCTTTTATTAGCTTACACCAACAGGTTTTTAGCATTAGCCAGTTTAGTTAGAAGCATGAAAAGCGTTTATCTAGAAAACAGAAGTGAAAATCTTTTAGCTCAGCTTCTAAACATTAAAAAGCGTATTTTCTTAATTCGTAACATGCAAGGCTTTGGTATTTTAAGCTTTTTCTTTTGTGTTTTATGTATGTTTCTTATCTACTATAACCTTACAGTTTTAGCACAATATGTTTTTGGTTTAAGTTTATTTTTACTGATGATTTCTTTGTTTTTATCTTTCAGAGAGATACAAATCTCCGCAAATGCTCTTAAACTAGAGCTTATGGATTTAGAAAACATCAATAATCAAGAGAAATAA
- the bioA gene encoding adenosylmethionine--8-amino-7-oxononanoate transaminase encodes MIDLVAEDQKNIWHPYTQMKNALPPIPIVRGEGAHLFKENGEKLIDAVSSWWVNIHGHSHPYIANEVFKQLNTLEHVIFAGFTHPKAVELSTKLLSILPSNQAKVFFSDNGSTAVEVAIKMCLQFWFNQDVKRKKVLAFADAYHGDTFGAMAVSGRSAFTRPFDALLFDVEFIELPTKHNLQNLKSKISSLKSELACFIFEPLVLGAGGMLMYEAQHLDELIAHCKKEQVLTIADEVMTGFGRTGKYFASDHLQNKADLMCFSKGITGGTMPLGLTTCTLEIYNAFLSDDKLKTLFHGHSFTANPVACAAACASFDILTQPETMANINRVAQNHQQFKDKIQHHPKLKEVRQTGTIIALEWLNDSKTSYFNNLRDKLYHFFLDRGIILRPLGNILYILPPYCISDDDLHYIYQQIELALEEF; translated from the coding sequence ATGATAGATTTAGTTGCAGAAGACCAAAAGAATATATGGCATCCTTACACCCAAATGAAAAATGCTTTGCCTCCCATTCCAATTGTTAGGGGAGAAGGTGCGCATTTGTTTAAAGAAAACGGAGAAAAACTGATAGACGCCGTTTCATCATGGTGGGTAAATATTCATGGGCACAGTCATCCATACATTGCAAACGAGGTTTTTAAGCAATTAAACACTTTAGAACATGTGATTTTTGCGGGTTTTACGCATCCCAAAGCGGTAGAGCTTTCTACCAAACTGCTCAGCATTTTGCCCTCAAACCAAGCAAAGGTATTTTTTTCTGATAATGGCTCTACAGCGGTAGAAGTGGCCATAAAAATGTGTTTACAATTTTGGTTTAACCAAGATGTAAAACGTAAAAAAGTTTTGGCTTTCGCCGATGCTTATCATGGTGATACTTTTGGTGCGATGGCTGTAAGTGGAAGAAGCGCTTTTACACGGCCTTTTGATGCTTTACTTTTTGATGTAGAGTTTATTGAATTACCTACAAAACACAATTTGCAAAATCTAAAATCTAAAATCTCCAGTCTAAAATCCGAATTGGCTTGTTTTATTTTTGAGCCTTTAGTATTAGGTGCTGGCGGAATGTTGATGTATGAAGCCCAGCATTTAGATGAACTTATTGCTCATTGTAAAAAAGAGCAGGTTTTAACCATTGCAGATGAGGTAATGACAGGTTTTGGGCGTACAGGTAAATATTTCGCATCAGACCACTTACAAAACAAAGCAGATTTAATGTGTTTTTCAAAAGGTATTACCGGCGGTACCATGCCTTTGGGTTTAACAACATGCACTTTAGAAATTTACAATGCTTTCTTGTCTGATGATAAATTGAAAACCTTATTCCACGGACATTCTTTTACGGCTAACCCTGTGGCCTGTGCCGCGGCTTGTGCTAGTTTTGATATTTTGACTCAGCCAGAAACAATGGCTAATATCAATAGGGTAGCACAAAATCATCAACAGTTTAAAGATAAAATCCAACATCACCCAAAATTAAAAGAGGTTAGACAAACAGGTACTATCATCGCTTTAGAATGGTTAAACGATTCAAAAACATCTTATTTTAATAATCTGAGAGATAAGCTGTATCATTTCTTTTTAGATAGAGGTATCATTTTAAGACCTTTAGGAAATATCCTTTATATTTTACCTCCTTATTGCATAAGTGATGATGACCTGCATTATATTTACCAACAAATTGAATTAGCGTTAGAAGAATTTTAG
- a CDS encoding DUF4249 domain-containing protein: MRNNIFILVFLSILALTSCEEVIEIDTKEQEPAVVIEAAITDRTERQTIYLSQTVPFNQSFQTVPIRNATVRVTETGGPTLTFTEDQPGVYRSIIFKGGYGKTYNLSVTVNGKTYTATSKMPNKVTLDSLSVSEVTFFGETRKYVKVHYQDPAQEVNAYNYVISINSKKINNFYVDSDRFNNGNYIENTIFTDDPEIVSGDEIMIDFQNITPEIYRYFFAITQIGGNGGPPVSPANPDTNLSNGALGYFSTHTSDKIVFRVR; the protein is encoded by the coding sequence ATGAGAAACAATATATTCATCTTAGTTTTTTTAAGCATACTAGCGCTTACTTCCTGTGAAGAAGTTATAGAAATAGATACTAAAGAGCAAGAGCCAGCAGTAGTTATAGAAGCCGCAATAACCGATAGAACAGAAAGGCAAACCATATATCTGTCGCAAACAGTACCTTTTAATCAGTCATTTCAAACAGTGCCAATAAGAAATGCAACAGTTAGGGTAACAGAAACTGGTGGTCCAACTTTAACTTTTACAGAAGACCAGCCAGGTGTTTACCGCTCAATTATTTTTAAAGGAGGCTATGGTAAAACTTATAATTTAAGTGTAACCGTGAATGGTAAAACCTATACAGCAACGTCTAAAATGCCTAATAAAGTAACATTAGACTCTTTGTCTGTATCTGAAGTCACCTTCTTTGGAGAAACCAGAAAGTACGTAAAAGTACACTATCAAGATCCAGCACAAGAAGTTAATGCTTACAACTACGTCATCAGTATCAATAGTAAAAAAATCAATAACTTTTATGTAGATAGCGATAGATTTAATAACGGTAACTATATCGAGAATACCATTTTTACCGATGATCCGGAGATTGTTTCAGGCGATGAAATCATGATTGATTTTCAAAACATTACCCCAGAAATTTATCGTTACTTTTTTGCTATAACCCAAATAGGAGGGAATGGAGGCCCGCCTGTCTCCCCTGCAAACCCTGATACTAATCTTAGCAATGGCGCTTTAGGTTATTTTAGCACTCATACTTCAGATAAAATAGTGTTTAGAGTGAGGTAA
- a CDS encoding cation diffusion facilitator family transporter, translated as MKSKKQLIFLSLAIGLLLMLVKFIAYFITHSNAILTDAAESIVNVIASSFAFYSIYLSSQPKDQNHPYGHGKVEFFSAFVEGVLIIIAGIIIFFKSIYNAFYPQEIKDLFDGSLLIGLTGLVNGLLGFYLVNRGKVLNSLTLHADGKHLLTDAVSSFGLMLGLLVMAFTGLNWLDSLISMGLALYIISNGYKLMRLSVGGLMDESDVNIVENVIKQLSINRRPAWIDVHNLRIQRYGDAIHIDCHVTLPYYFDLNKVHAEITDIDKIINENVANTELFIHTDPCVFQCCHYCNVENCPVRQEPKTKEIAWDIDNVTKNHKHFEVI; from the coding sequence GTGAAGTCAAAAAAGCAACTCATATTTCTATCGCTTGCCATTGGCCTTTTATTAATGCTGGTAAAATTTATCGCTTATTTTATCACGCACTCTAACGCCATTTTAACAGATGCGGCAGAAAGCATCGTGAATGTTATAGCAAGTTCATTTGCTTTTTATAGTATTTACTTATCCTCACAACCAAAAGACCAAAATCATCCTTATGGGCATGGTAAGGTCGAGTTTTTTTCTGCTTTTGTAGAAGGCGTTTTAATTATTATTGCTGGTATCATCATCTTTTTTAAAAGTATTTACAACGCTTTTTATCCTCAAGAAATTAAAGATTTGTTTGATGGTTCTTTGTTGATAGGGCTTACCGGTTTAGTTAACGGGCTTCTTGGTTTTTATTTAGTTAACCGCGGAAAGGTCTTAAACTCTTTAACCTTACATGCGGATGGTAAACACCTCCTTACCGATGCTGTTAGTAGCTTTGGGCTGATGTTAGGTTTATTAGTAATGGCTTTTACAGGCTTAAACTGGCTAGATAGCCTTATTTCTATGGGTTTAGCTTTGTATATCATTTCAAATGGCTATAAATTAATGCGACTTTCTGTAGGCGGTTTAATGGATGAATCTGATGTAAATATTGTTGAAAACGTTATTAAGCAGCTTTCTATAAATAGACGACCAGCTTGGATAGATGTTCATAACCTACGCATTCAACGCTACGGCGATGCTATACATATAGATTGCCATGTTACTTTACCTTATTATTTTGATTTAAATAAAGTGCATGCCGAGATTACTGATATCGATAAAATTATCAATGAAAATGTAGCCAATACCGAGCTTTTTATCCATACAGACCCCTGTGTTTTCCAATGTTGCCATTATTGTAACGTAGAAAATTGCCCGGTAAGACAAGAACCTAAAACAAAAGAAATAGCTTGGGATATTGATAATGTCACCAAAAACCACAAACATTTTGAAGTAATATAA
- a CDS encoding TonB-dependent receptor has product MKIIRPLNMCFKNIAFTLFLLIFTFSASAQKIYSLNGVITDGQTGETLIGASVKLSGIKQAGTTTNAYGYFSISLPQGTYDLAITYVGYKPIIRKIDLNTNLKLDFSLEPAAQLEEIVVSSVKRNDNVTNPQMGVEKLDVKDIKSIPVLFGERDILKTLQLLPGIKPAGDGNSGFYVRGGAIDQNLILLDEAPVYNASHLLGFFSTFNSDAIKDVTVYKGGMPAQYGGRLSSVLDIRMNDGNKNNFTAEGGIGLISSRLKVEGPIQKEKSSFMISGRRTYADAFLAFAPDTSLRGNTLFFYDLNAKTNFKLNDKNTLYLSGYFGRDKLGLNQAFGFDWGNTTATLRWSHIFSNRLFSNTSFIYSNYDYVIENQLEGNDFKVSSIIRDFNLKQDFQYALNNHDIRFGINAIHHTIEPGRITASENSSVNPAMVENRRGIETAIYVSDEWKASDNFNLAYGLRLSSFALLGAGNFKEYDSDGNEINSTFYSAGEVVQSYLNLEPRLSASYQFNETKSVKGSYTRNTQNLHLMSNSTATSPTDIYILSSNNTRPEIADQVALGYFSNFKDNTYEFSAEVYYKWMQNQIEYRNGTDLRGNQNVEADLLYGDGRAYGIELFLKKRFGDFNGWIGYTLSKTERQFNQINNGKWFNAFQDRTHDISLVGIYKASKRWTLSSTFVYNTGNAITAPEGKYQLGGTTVFYYSERNAYRAPDYHRLDFSATLEGKPGKKYQSSWSFGIYNVYNRKNVFSLSYEENPNNPAQTQVIKTALFGVIPSVTWNFKF; this is encoded by the coding sequence ATGAAAATTATTCGCCCTTTAAATATGTGTTTTAAAAATATTGCATTTACCCTATTCTTGTTAATTTTTACTTTTTCTGCTTCTGCGCAAAAAATATATAGCTTAAATGGTGTTATTACTGATGGCCAAACCGGGGAAACATTAATAGGTGCAAGTGTTAAATTAAGCGGAATAAAACAAGCAGGCACTACAACAAATGCCTATGGCTACTTCTCTATTTCTTTACCACAAGGTACATATGATTTAGCTATTACCTATGTTGGTTACAAACCTATTATCAGAAAAATAGATTTAAACACCAATCTAAAACTCGATTTTAGTTTAGAACCAGCAGCGCAATTAGAAGAAATTGTTGTAAGCTCGGTAAAAAGAAATGATAATGTAACCAACCCACAAATGGGTGTAGAAAAGTTAGATGTAAAGGATATTAAAAGTATTCCGGTTTTATTTGGAGAACGTGACATCTTAAAAACCTTACAATTACTACCCGGTATTAAGCCTGCTGGCGATGGAAATTCTGGTTTTTATGTACGTGGAGGCGCTATAGACCAAAATTTAATTTTGTTAGATGAAGCACCTGTTTACAATGCTTCACACCTTTTAGGTTTTTTCTCCACCTTCAATTCTGATGCTATAAAAGATGTTACCGTTTATAAAGGTGGTATGCCAGCACAATACGGCGGACGATTATCTTCTGTTTTAGATATCAGGATGAATGATGGTAATAAAAATAACTTTACAGCAGAAGGCGGTATAGGCTTAATATCTTCACGTTTAAAAGTAGAAGGCCCAATCCAAAAAGAAAAAAGTTCTTTCATGATTAGCGGAAGAAGAACCTACGCCGATGCTTTTTTAGCCTTCGCACCTGATACATCTCTAAGAGGTAATACCTTGTTTTTTTACGATTTAAACGCCAAAACCAATTTTAAACTGAACGATAAAAATACCCTTTACTTATCCGGGTATTTTGGTAGAGATAAACTGGGTTTAAACCAAGCTTTTGGTTTTGATTGGGGAAATACCACCGCTACGTTACGTTGGAGCCATATTTTCTCTAACAGATTGTTCTCTAATACCTCTTTCATTTATTCTAATTACGATTATGTCATCGAAAATCAATTAGAAGGGAATGATTTCAAAGTGAGCTCTATCATCAGAGACTTTAACCTCAAGCAAGATTTTCAATATGCCTTAAATAACCACGATATCCGCTTTGGTATTAATGCTATTCATCATACAATAGAACCAGGTAGAATTACTGCAAGCGAAAATTCAAGCGTTAATCCGGCTATGGTAGAAAATAGAAGAGGAATAGAAACTGCTATTTATGTTTCTGATGAATGGAAAGCATCAGATAATTTTAATCTAGCCTATGGCTTAAGATTAAGCTCTTTTGCTTTGCTTGGTGCAGGTAATTTTAAAGAGTATGATAGTGATGGAAATGAAATAAACTCAACATTTTATAGCGCTGGTGAAGTTGTACAATCCTACCTCAATCTAGAACCTCGGCTTTCTGCAAGTTATCAGTTTAATGAGACTAAATCTGTAAAAGGTTCTTATACCAGAAATACACAGAATTTACACCTCATGTCTAACTCAACAGCAACTTCTCCAACAGATATTTATATTTTAAGTAGTAATAATACCCGACCAGAAATTGCAGACCAAGTTGCCCTAGGTTATTTTAGTAATTTTAAAGATAATACTTACGAGTTCTCTGCCGAGGTTTATTACAAATGGATGCAAAACCAAATCGAGTATAGAAACGGTACCGATTTAAGAGGAAATCAAAACGTTGAAGCAGATTTATTATATGGTGACGGAAGAGCTTACGGTATAGAGCTTTTCTTGAAAAAAAGATTTGGTGATTTTAACGGCTGGATAGGTTATACCTTATCAAAAACAGAAAGACAGTTTAATCAAATCAATAACGGGAAATGGTTTAACGCATTTCAAGATCGCACACATGATATCTCTCTGGTAGGTATTTATAAAGCAAGCAAACGTTGGACACTTTCTTCAACTTTTGTTTACAACACAGGTAACGCCATAACAGCGCCAGAAGGTAAATATCAATTAGGTGGTACAACTGTTTTTTACTATTCAGAAAGAAATGCCTACAGAGCACCAGATTATCACCGACTTGATTTTTCTGCAACGCTAGAAGGCAAGCCTGGTAAAAAATATCAATCAAGCTGGTCTTTTGGTATTTATAATGTTTATAATAGAAAAAATGTTTTCTCATTAAGTTATGAAGAAAACCCTAACAATCCTGCTCAAACACAAGTAATTAAAACGGCATTATTTGGTGTCATCCCATCTGTAACTTGGAATTTCAAATTTTAA
- a CDS encoding NUDIX domain-containing protein, with amino-acid sequence MNKFNVRVYGLLINQEQKILITDEQLGDFKFTKFPGGGLEKGEGLIDALKREFIEECNLEIEILEHYYTTDFFVQSIFSEEQLIAVYYLIKPKNNLDIPLVSTAFDFDEQNSCKQCFRLVDLKTLTTEDLTFPVDKHVIKLMMEHFV; translated from the coding sequence ATGAATAAGTTTAATGTGAGGGTTTACGGGCTATTGATAAATCAAGAGCAAAAGATTTTAATTACTGATGAACAACTAGGAGATTTTAAATTTACCAAATTCCCAGGTGGAGGTTTAGAAAAAGGAGAAGGACTTATTGATGCCCTAAAAAGAGAGTTTATAGAAGAGTGCAACTTAGAAATAGAAATTCTTGAACATTATTATACCACAGATTTTTTTGTGCAATCTATCTTTTCTGAAGAGCAATTGATAGCTGTATATTATCTAATTAAGCCTAAAAATAACTTAGATATACCTTTAGTATCAACAGCTTTTGATTTTGATGAGCAAAACTCTTGTAAACAATGTTTCCGACTGGTAGATTTGAAAACTTTAACAACAGAAGATTTAACCTTCCCCGTTGATAAACATGTAATAAAATTAATGATGGAGCATTTTGTATGA
- a CDS encoding pyridoxal phosphate-dependent aminotransferase yields the protein MTILSTRIQNLTESQTIKMAKLGRELAAKGVKVINLSFGEPDFHTPQYIKDAAVDAMEKNFTYYSPVSGYPDLRKAISDKLKRENNLDFSPEQIVVSTGAKQALANALLCLINPGEEVIIPTPYWVSYSEMVKLAEGESVFINATVENNYKITPEQLEAAITPKTKLFMFSSPCNPTGSVYSKEELAGLVKVFEKHPQVYILSDEIYEHINFVGGHASIAEFPSVKERVIVVNGFSKGFAMTGWRLGYLAASKEIAAATDKLQGQTTSGTCSITQKAGLAALLGGLETVHQMRDAFLTRRDLVFGLLSQIPGVKVNLPEGAFYFFPDVSSFFGKTTEEGNVISNADDLCIYILNEAHVSTVTGEAFGNPDCIRISYAASEEELKDACSKITAALAKLK from the coding sequence ATGACAATTTTATCAACCAGAATTCAGAATTTAACAGAGTCACAGACTATTAAAATGGCCAAATTAGGCCGCGAACTTGCTGCCAAAGGCGTTAAGGTTATTAACTTAAGTTTTGGTGAGCCAGACTTCCATACACCACAGTATATTAAAGATGCTGCAGTAGATGCTATGGAAAAGAACTTTACGTATTACTCTCCTGTTTCAGGTTATCCTGATTTAAGAAAAGCTATTTCAGACAAATTAAAAAGAGAAAATAACCTTGATTTTTCACCAGAACAAATTGTAGTTTCTACAGGTGCTAAACAAGCTTTGGCTAATGCATTATTATGCTTAATTAACCCAGGCGAAGAGGTAATTATACCTACACCATATTGGGTAAGCTACTCAGAAATGGTAAAATTAGCAGAAGGCGAGTCGGTTTTCATTAACGCAACCGTAGAAAATAACTACAAAATTACGCCAGAGCAATTAGAAGCTGCTATTACCCCAAAAACTAAATTATTCATGTTCTCTTCGCCTTGTAACCCTACGGGTAGCGTTTACAGCAAAGAGGAATTAGCAGGTTTAGTTAAAGTTTTTGAAAAACACCCTCAGGTTTACATCCTTTCAGACGAAATTTACGAGCACATTAACTTTGTTGGTGGCCATGCTTCTATAGCAGAGTTTCCATCGGTAAAAGAAAGAGTCATTGTTGTTAACGGTTTCTCTAAAGGTTTCGCCATGACAGGTTGGAGATTGGGTTACTTAGCTGCAAGCAAAGAAATTGCTGCTGCTACAGATAAATTACAAGGCCAAACGACTTCTGGGACTTGTTCTATAACACAAAAAGCAGGCTTAGCAGCTTTATTAGGCGGCTTAGAAACTGTACACCAAATGCGTGACGCTTTCTTAACAAGACGCGATTTAGTTTTTGGTTTACTTTCTCAAATACCTGGTGTTAAGGTAAACTTACCAGAAGGTGCTTTCTATTTCTTCCCAGATGTTTCTTCTTTCTTTGGTAAAACAACCGAAGAAGGCAATGTCATTAGCAATGCAGATGATCTTTGTATTTACATCTTAAACGAAGCACATGTATCAACCGTAACTGGCGAAGCTTTTGGTAATCCAGATTGTATCCGTATTTCTTACGCAGCATCTGAAGAAGAATTAAAAGACGCTTGTAGCAAAATTACAGCCGCTTTAGCTAAATTAAAGTAA
- a CDS encoding GreA/GreB family elongation factor, translating into MMEATKEEVFNTCLTVLNSKITEIKSSIESVKESSKNDTKSSMGDKYETSREMLQQEINRLEKQLADANQQLFTLKNIAINKKSDKIIPGSYVKTSMGYFFITVALGEVNINKSKIFVISPVSPLGKNLQGKQMNDTLVLNSKEIKILSIY; encoded by the coding sequence ATGATGGAAGCCACAAAAGAAGAAGTATTTAATACTTGTTTAACTGTTTTAAATTCGAAAATTACAGAAATTAAAAGCAGCATAGAAAGCGTTAAAGAATCATCCAAAAACGATACCAAAAGTAGCATGGGTGATAAATATGAAACCAGCAGAGAAATGTTGCAACAAGAAATTAACCGTTTAGAGAAGCAACTAGCAGATGCAAATCAGCAGTTATTTACGCTTAAAAATATCGCTATCAATAAAAAATCAGATAAAATAATACCTGGTAGTTATGTAAAAACGTCTATGGGTTATTTTTTTATTACTGTAGCGCTAGGCGAAGTAAACATCAATAAATCTAAGATATTTGTTATTTCTCCAGTATCCCCGCTAGGGAAAAACCTTCAAGGAAAACAAATGAATGATACATTGGTCTTAAATAGTAAAGAAATAAAAATATTAAGTATCTATTAA